The DNA window GAGGGTATCGAGCAAGATGTCGCTCACGCGGGCCTCGCGTTCGGGAGAGCGTTCACGGCGGGCGAGGGTTGCACGATCGCGCCTCGCCCGTCAGCGTCAGGCCGATGCGTGGGACGACCATGGCGTTCTTGGCCGCGGCGCTGGTGCTCTGGCCCCTCACCGCCGAGGCCCAGCGCGCATACACCGTGAGAGAGGGCGACACCCTCGCCGCGATCGCGCGGCGCCATCACGTGACCATCACCGAGCTGCAGCGGGCCAACCGCATGCGCGGCACGGTCGTGCGTCCGGGAGAGCGCCTGCAGATCCCGGGACGCGACGGCTGGCGCCGGGCCCGTGGCCGCGGCCGCCGATACACCGTGCGGGCCGGCGACACACTCAACCGGATCGCGCGGCGCTTCCACGTCTCGGTCGCGGATCTCCAGGCCGCCAACGCGCTTCGTTCGGAGAGCATTCGCCAGGGTCAGACGCTCCTGGTGCCCCGACCGGGTCAAAGCGGCGCTTCGCTCCGGGCGTCGCTCCGCGAAGGCAACGCACCCGTCGTGCCCGACATCGCGCCCGAGCTCGAGGAAGACGAGGCCGAGGCGATCCAGGCCCGGGTCGCGGCGCTCGGGCTCGGGGGCGCTCACATCGGCCAGCAGCTCCTGCGCGAAGGCGCGACCAACCCGGACATGATCGAGGCCGCCGGCTCGACCGACGAGATGGACGGCACCTTGCGGATGCCCGTGGACGAGGGGCGCTTCCTGCGAGGCTGGGGCTCCGGCGCGGACGGCTACCACCTCGCGGT is part of the Sandaracinaceae bacterium genome and encodes:
- a CDS encoding LysM peptidoglycan-binding domain-containing protein, producing the protein MRGTTMAFLAAALVLWPLTAEAQRAYTVREGDTLAAIARRHHVTITELQRANRMRGTVVRPGERLQIPGRDGWRRARGRGRRYTVRAGDTLNRIARRFHVSVADLQAANALRSESIRQGQTLLVPRPGQSGASLRASLREGNAPVVPDIAPELEEDEAEAIQARVAALGLGGAHIGQQLLREGATNPDMIEAAGSTDEMDGTLRMPVDEGRFLRGWGSGADGYHLAVDIGAASTTEIHAAEGGLVAYAGRGIRGYGNFVILVHPNGWVTAYGHNRRNLVVEGQLVERGEVIARVGQTGFARGPHLHFILVHEGQHCDPVPLFRPRIARADGAEVDEPELAWDSEHRPSGIRCLAREARPHPHYGRGRRRGRRR